One Festucalex cinctus isolate MCC-2025b chromosome 1, RoL_Fcin_1.0, whole genome shotgun sequence genomic region harbors:
- the mettl17 gene encoding ribosome assembly protein METTL17, mitochondrial, translated as MATQSYVSCVLCQRASVVRRIVASRSLSAAANPQPKADFLKGEPHKRHPGVTHLKTLRLPDELLVAARSIIQRSQVTHLPDRIRKLTNFLWSRKRSVEDSAVRKKAVSLEKELWKKAMEEAGDLDEQTVADRIKKKVMSELRRTFYHWTPLKYDEELGVVYMAAKMAGGYAAVRRALNEIKKRDPSFAPQSLLDFGSGLGTVAWASHAYWADTLNELVCVDISGPMNILAERLLKADDEHGEAHIKHVYFRQFLPVSPKVQFDLVASAFTLSEIPSAKEREEAVITLWRKTASYLLLVEHGTKEGHQMLMEARDTLLQNKDKIVYDTRPASVFAPCPHEATCPKLALASIIPCNFQQMYMPLYGHNCQTEKFSYLIMTRERRRPSEADAVVDWSRLIAPLQARTRHVHCRLCRPDGHLEHVVVTASKHGRDLYRCARSSEWGDRIPIARHDDDNQNEEDNNGEPTTH; from the exons ATGGCGACACAGAGCTACGTTTCTTGCGTCTTATGCCAGCGGGCGAGTGTTGTGAGGAGGATTGTGGCGAGCAGG AGTTTGAGTGCAGCTGCAAACCCTCAGCCCAAAGCGGATTTCCTCAAAGGAGAGCCACACAAGCGACACCCGGGGGTGACCCACCTCAAAACCCTACGCCTGCCGGATGAACTTCTGGTGGCCGCCCGCTCTATTATCCAGA GGTCTCAAGTGACGCATCTTCCCGACCGCATTCGCAAGCTGACCAACTTCCTGTGGAGCAGGAAGCGATCTGTGGAGGATTCGGCAGTGAGGAAGAAGGCTGTGAGTCTGGAGAAGGAACTGTGGAAGAAGGCCATGGAGGAAGCAGGAG ATTTAGATGAGCAAACAGTGGCTGACCGTATCAAAAAGAAGGTGATGTCGGAGCTCCGGCGGACATTCTATCACTGGACCCCTTTGAA GTACGACGAAGAGCTCGGCGTGGTCTATATGGCGGCTAAGATGGCTGGAGGTTACGCCGCCGTGAGGAGGGCTCTCAATGAG ataAAGAAACGTGATCCCAGCTTTGCTCCTCAGTCCCTCCTGGATTTTGGGTCAGGGCTGGGAACGGTTGCCTG GGCGTCCCATGCTTACTGGGCTGACACTCTGAATGAGCTGGTGTGCGTGGACATCTCTGGGCCCATGAACATTTTGGCAGAACGACTTCTTAAAG CTGACGACGAACACGGTGAAGCGCACATCAAACATGTTTACTTCAGGCAGTTCCTCCCCGTATCCCCCAAG GTGCAATTTGACTTGGTGGCATCTGCCTTCACGTTGTCGGAAATTCCCAGCGCAAAGGAGAGGGAAGAGGCGGTGATCACGCTGTGGAGAAAGACTGCCTCCTACCTG ttATTGGTGGAACACGGCACCAAAGAAGGCCATCAGATGTTAATGGAGGCCCGAGACACACTACTACAGAACAAAGACAAAATCGTATACGACACCAGGCCTGCTTcggtgtttgcgccg tgtCCTCATGAAGCTACGTGTCCCAAACTTGCGCTAGCGTCCATCATCCCTTGTAACTTCCAGCAGATGTACATGCCGTTATATGGG CATAACTGTCAGACGGAAAAGTTCAGCTACCTGATTATGACCCGAGAGCGGCGCCGGCCCTCAGAGGCAGACGCAGTGGTGGACTGGTCCAGGCTGATAGCGCCCCTACAGGCCAGGACGAGGCATGTGCACTGCCGTTTGTGTCGCCCTGACGGACACCTGGAACACGTGGTGGTGACCGCCAGCAAACATGGAAG agACTTGTACCGCTGCGCCCGGAGCAGCGAATGGGGCGACCGAATTCCTATAGCCCGACACGACGACGACAACCAAAATGAAGAAGACAACAATGGAGAACCTACAACACActaa